One window from the genome of Dyadobacter sp. CECT 9275 encodes:
- a CDS encoding EthD family reductase gives MVKLTVLYPNSAEDNFDMDYYINTHTPLVKALLGPEGLIKVEVEEGVAGGSPGTSASYTVICGIFFPDPEKLESALEQHGMELLSDIPNFTSVVPVMQISKVL, from the coding sequence ATGGTCAAACTTACAGTTCTTTATCCGAATAGTGCCGAAGATAATTTTGATATGGATTACTATATCAATACCCATACCCCGTTGGTCAAAGCGCTTTTAGGCCCCGAAGGTTTGATTAAAGTGGAAGTAGAAGAGGGTGTGGCTGGCGGCTCACCGGGGACAAGTGCCAGCTATACCGTGATTTGCGGTATCTTTTTTCCGGATCCGGAAAAACTGGAAAGCGCGTTGGAACAGCATGGGATGGAGCTCCTTTCGGACATCCCGAATTTCACCAGTGTGGTTCCCGTGATGCAGATCAGCAAGGTATT